The following nucleotide sequence is from Meiothermus cerbereus DSM 11376.
TGGCTGGGCACAGTGGAGCTTTACGAAATGAACCACAGCGAGGCCACCCTCGGCATCCTGATTGGCGCCAAGGATCGCTGGGGGCATGGCTACGGCACCGACGCGGTCAAAGCGGTGCTCGAGTACGCCTTTAGCACCTTGAAGCTACAAAAGGTAAAGCTACGCACCTACAAGCACAACCTCCGCGCCCAACGGGCCTTCCAAAAAGCGGGCTTCCGCTACGTAGATGCTCCGCCAGTCCAGGCCCCACGCTTCAATTTTGGCCTGGCTCCCAAGGCTGAGTTCGTGCCCATGGAAATTACCAGGGAAGATTGGGCCTGTTCTTGAGCTGTTCTACCCTACCCGCCCGCAT
It contains:
- a CDS encoding GNAT family N-acetyltransferase — protein: MTLSNTWPRYGKVTLKPFTEPLTETEWRRFYDCFRDPEIADWNGSRPLKMPLWLFKRVVMGEVSRGDRVGFGILDEQGEWLGTVELYEMNHSEATLGILIGAKDRWGHGYGTDAVKAVLEYAFSTLKLQKVKLRTYKHNLRAQRAFQKAGFRYVDAPPVQAPRFNFGLAPKAEFVPMEITREDWACS